The genome window GGATAACTGGGTGGTCGCAGGCAAGAGCCCATATCGACCCTGCGGCTTGCTACTTCGATGTCGGTTCTTTCCATCCTGGGTGTGCAGCAGCACCCAAGGGTGGGGTTGTTCGCCCATTAAAGGGGAACGTGAGCTGGGTTTAGACCGTCGTGAGACAGGTTGGTTGCTATCTACTAGAAGTGTTGGTTGCTTGAGGGGAAGGTGGCTCCAGTACGAGAGGAACGAGCCGTCGGTGCCACTGGTCTACCGGTTGTCTGACAAGGCACTGCCGGGCAGCTACGCACTAGATGATAAAGGCTGAAAGCATCTAAGCCTGAGGTATCCCCCGAAAATAAGCAACTTAGGACATGGATAAAAGATCCGATTGATGGGATAGGAGTGTAAGCTTCGAGGCTTCGGCCGAGTTGTTCAGCTCGCTATTTCCAACGTCCGCTTGCATGATTTCATGTTCTAGTTAGGTGTATTCAGTTAGGGTGAAAATGCGTGGAATATCCAATTAATTAATTTATCTAATCATTGGCACGGCGGCCATAGCGGAGGGGCCACACCTGGACTCGTCTCGATCCCAGAAGTAAAGTCCTCCAGCGATTTGGGTTGTACTGTAGTTTGCTATGGGAACCTCATGACGTCGCCGGCCTTTCTTCTCATATTATTTTTATATTTATTAAAAAAATGGATTTTTGTAATAATTTCACGAAAGTGAGTGTTATAGGGATCTTAAATTTACATCTGCTTTAAAAAAAACGAAATGATTATCATATCATAATTACAAATTATTCATTGTCATATCATTATTTGACTGGTGCCTACGGTCCTTCTATGAGGTTGGCTGAGCCTTCTATGATTAGGAGAAACCCAGCACTGGACAGACTGCCTGCTTCGAGGGTTGCTCGGGGAGGAAAGGGTTATCTACCTGTGAACCAGTGAGTTAGTATGCAGGCAATATTCTTATTACTTAAGTTAGTTTTTATATAATAGAAATTTCATTTAATTCATATCCTTAGATATCTTTTGAGTCTAATTTAAAGATAAATTTGTTATTTTTTGGTCTTTTGACTTTCACATCTGAATAATATATTTTAAGGCCATTATCTAATTTTATAGTTTTTATTTCGCTCTGCCTCTTTAATTCTTTATAATATGTTGACTTATCATTTATCATCCATACTACTTTATCTGTTGAATTGTTAACTGGAATTTCAAAGATTTTGGATTTGCTCCATTGGTTTGTATGGTTTTTACCATGCCATGGATTCATAATATAGTTTTCACGCTGGATAAGGTAATAAATACTGTATTCTGGAAGATAGTACATGGATTTACGCCAGCTAAAACCCTCATTCACCCTGCTGATGTCTCCAACAACTATTATGGTGTTATTTGGATTGGCATCAGGTACTTTTTTAACGGAATTAATGTATATTTCAGTGATTCTGTCGTTTGTTTTTATTTTCTGGGTGCTGTAAACGAAACCAATATCCATTGCCCATATAATTTTTTCATTTATATTCATTCCATAAAATGGAGTTTCCCATACATTTTCTTCGTCATAAGAGTAAGGATAAACAAAATAAACACTGTTAAATATTATTGATAAGGAAAGTAGAATTAAAAGGATTTTAGAAGGAGATAAACCATTGAATATTTCTGATTTATTCAGTTTAATTGAAATTCTACAGAATATAATTCCAAGTATAATAGAGAAAGCTGGTAAATAGGATAACATATATCCGGGTTTAGGTAAATGAACAATAAGATAAAACAACGCAGCTGGAATTATCCATAATGATAAGATGACCCCATTTGGAGTTCTAATATCTTTTTTTAGTTGTATGATGTTTTTTCTTTTATTGAGCCGGTTGTACAGTATGGAAATAAATAATCCAAAGAAGCTGAATATTAATCCAATCCATGAGAAAAACGCACCTACATTTGATAGGCGGTTGAATAAATCTGCACCAAATAATAAGGAAGTTCTTGGAATACACATCCAGAATAGAATATCAGATAAATAGGAATATGTCTCATATCCTCCTGCAAGCATCACTGTTGGAACAAACCAGATTAAAACAGAGAAAATTAAAACAATTGATGCATTCATTATTCTCTTCAGGTTTAAATTATTGTAAAAAAGGCAGAATAACCATAGTGGTAACATCAATATCACAAGATCTTGCCTGAATCCTCCCGATAAACCCAAAGCCAGTATGGATGGATAAAAGTATTTTTCATTACCTTGAAAGACATGATAAGATAAATAAACAATCAGTGTTGCAAAGAAGGCCTCACTTAAATATATTGTAGCTATTTCTCCATAGAACCAGAATAAAGGATTAAATATTAGCAGTATTGATGCATTAATGGCAATTATTCGAGAAAACATTTGTTTAACTAAAAAATAGATTAAAATCACAGTTAAAATACTGAAAATGATGCTTATAAATATCATTGTGTTGTTAGCATCGTTAAAAATTATGTTAATCACTCTTCCGAGCCATACAAAAAATATGTAACCAGGAGGATGTGGTTGGTGGTGTATGATATCAAATTTTTCAAATGCTAAGGCGTAGTTCACTGAATCCCATTCATATAGGAATTTGCTTACAAAAGGAAGCCTGGTTAGAACCACTATTGTACATAATACTGTGGTAATTATAATGTCCAATTTTCTTGAATTAATTGAACTTAGATATTTGAGCTTATTCCCCATCTAAATGCTCCTGGAATTTAGATTATTCTTTGGAATAGACTCTCGTTGATAAATAGAGAAGAAAGAATTCATTAATATTAATTTGTATTACATCTAATTTAATTGTTATTATATGATATTTGGGGCAAATAGTTGGATTCAAGTTAATAGATGATAGTAAAAGATTAATTCTGATCCATTAATATTTCATTAATTTGAAGATAATCACTTGAATCTGGAGCTATTTTATACCTTTTTGAATATTTTTCAATATGCTTATCCAGTGCTTCAAAAATCTTCTGGTTCCCTTCATATTCATAGGAATTAAGGGATTCTCTATATATGTTAAGGTGTGATAAAAATCTTTTAATTGTTTTCTCATCTATTTCTTCATGGAATTCTCCATATCCTAACTTTTCAAGGTATAATCCATTAACAATTTGTTCAAATTGTTTTTTTACTGGAATGCTCAATACAGGTTTTCCAAGATAAATTGCTTCGCTTATTAATGTGAATCCTCCATTGGATATTACAGCCTTGGCCGATTCAAAATCCTTAAAGAATCCTTCTTCACTGAATTTCTTAAATTGGAGATTATCTTCTGTTTTTTCCATATCAAATCCATATATAACAAAGTTTTCATCAATATTTTTAAGATATTCAATAATTTCATGATTAGAGTCGCTTGTTTGATAAACAAGTACATTATTACCATTATATGGTTTTAAATTTAATATTTCATCTCTCAACACTGGGGGGAACAATGAAACATTTTTTTGCTTTACTGGAGGATAGAAGTAAGTCGTAATTAGGTATTCTTTAGGTTTAACAATAAAAGAGTGAATTACTCCTTTAGCCGCGATTTTTTCAATTAAATATTCTTCAGGAACTTCAATTTCACACTGGGTGATAACGTGGATATTATCCAGACTAATTAAAGGAATCCGCATGAACTTACTTAAAAGGCTTGAATAAGCTTCAAAATCAGATATTATAATATTGGGCTTAAATGCTTTTGCAATATTATAAAGCATCCTGAAATTATCTGTAAAATCTCTTGGGAGATTTTTCATCCCAACAAGGAATGTATCTATATATTTTGCAGAATTTTCTTTATATACTGTGTTAAAACCATGGATGCGATATACATTATCAAATTTTTTGGATAGATAATCAAATGCTCTGTCGCTTGCAAATATAATGACCTTATTACCCTTATTAAGTAAATGATCTATGATTACAGAACTTCTAATTGCATGTCCCATGCCTTCGCCGCATACTGAGTAAATTATTCTTTTTTCTTCGGTTTCAGAGTAGCCAAATGTATAATTCAGCTGTTCAGCAGTAATTTTTTTCCCTAAGAAATCGTATAATGTGCTTTTCGTATATTTACGGCCCAGATCTTTTATTCCTTCTTTTTCAAGCCTTCTTGTAGAAACAAGGAGTTTTGGTTTCCTTAAAACCCGAAAATTACCCATTTTACCAATTCTGTAGATGTAATCGCTGTCTTCTCCAAAATCAAGGGATTCATCAAAGCCTCCAACAGTTTCATGAAAGGATTTTTTCGTTAAAATCCCGTAGCAGCCTGCTCCATGGGGTCTTATGGATTCTACGCTCTTCATGAAAAAATTAGCTAAATCATGTAATATTTTATCGGTTTTACTGTTACTGATTGGTTCAATCTGAGTTATGGCAATATCAAGATTCTTTTCATCGAATTCTGTTATTGCAGATTCAAGATAATCTTCTGTTAATACTGCATCAGCATCTAAAAATAGTAAATATTCGCCGGATGCAATTTTTGCACCATTATTTCTTCCCGTACCAGGCAGTCCACCATCAATAATTTTGCAACCGAAGGATTCAGCTATTTTTCTTGTATTATCCGTTGATTTAGCATCAGCTACTATAATCTCATAATCAGTAAATGATTGACTTTTTATACTTTCAAGTAACTTTTGAAGATACTTTTCTTCATTGTAGGTTGGTATAATTATACTAAGCTTCACAAGCCTAATTTATTGATTTTTTACTATTAAAAGTTACTTTTTAATTAATATTTCATAAATTAGTAATATTGGTTTTAAGCAGTATTAAAAGAACAATAGTGCTGTTTATGTTTTATAACGTTTCCGTTTATTTTTTATATTTTTATTGCATAAATTTGCCTTTAATATCACTGTTTGAATGATTGATAATTTTTAATTATAAGTTTAGCCTAAAAACTATTTTTTTTAATAAAATTGAGGTCTATTATGGGTTTTAATGATAAATTAATCCTTTATTTTAAGCCTAATTGCGTAACTAACCATCTGATCCGGTCTTTATATGCTTCTTCATTAATATAATGGTTACTTTCATACCATTTAATAGATTTAGAGGTGCTTCCAGCATTATAAAAGTCCATAAATTTTTCTTTTGAATAAAATGTATCCTGGATCCCAAAAAAGAGGTTTGAAGGAGATGCATGACTAATATAATGAACAGGATCAATGGGATACATAGTTTTTTTGAATTTTTTAAGTGTTTCCACTTTCAGATCAGGAATATTCATCAATGCTACATCAGTAAAGCTCCCAACACCCGCCATCAGCACATAAGCATCAATCCTTTCTTCTAATCCTGATAATATCCCTCCAAAAAGAGCTCCAAAACTATGGCCCACAAAACCAACTCTTTTGATGTTCTTATCATTTAGAGACATTATCAAATCAAGGGCACGCCTGAGATCAACAGCAGTCTTAATTAGATAGTTGTAATATTTCTCCGGCTGTTCAACACCTTCCATTGCTATTTTTATAAATTTCTGGGGATTTGCCCA of Methanobacterium sp. contains these proteins:
- a CDS encoding glycosyltransferase family protein yields the protein MKLSIIIPTYNEEKYLQKLLESIKSQSFTDYEIIVADAKSTDNTRKIAESFGCKIIDGGLPGTGRNNGAKIASGEYLLFLDADAVLTEDYLESAITEFDEKNLDIAITQIEPISNSKTDKILHDLANFFMKSVESIRPHGAGCYGILTKKSFHETVGGFDESLDFGEDSDYIYRIGKMGNFRVLRKPKLLVSTRRLEKEGIKDLGRKYTKSTLYDFLGKKITAEQLNYTFGYSETEEKRIIYSVCGEGMGHAIRSSVIIDHLLNKGNKVIIFASDRAFDYLSKKFDNVYRIHGFNTVYKENSAKYIDTFLVGMKNLPRDFTDNFRMLYNIAKAFKPNIIISDFEAYSSLLSKFMRIPLISLDNIHVITQCEIEVPEEYLIEKIAAKGVIHSFIVKPKEYLITTYFYPPVKQKNVSLFPPVLRDEILNLKPYNGNNVLVYQTSDSNHEIIEYLKNIDENFVIYGFDMEKTEDNLQFKKFSEEGFFKDFESAKAVISNGGFTLISEAIYLGKPVLSIPVKKQFEQIVNGLYLEKLGYGEFHEEIDEKTIKRFLSHLNIYRESLNSYEYEGNQKIFEALDKHIEKYSKRYKIAPDSSDYLQINEILMDQN
- a CDS encoding glycosyltransferase family 39 protein, translated to MGNKLKYLSSINSRKLDIIITTVLCTIVVLTRLPFVSKFLYEWDSVNYALAFEKFDIIHHQPHPPGYIFFVWLGRVINIIFNDANNTMIFISIIFSILTVILIYFLVKQMFSRIIAINASILLIFNPLFWFYGEIATIYLSEAFFATLIVYLSYHVFQGNEKYFYPSILALGLSGGFRQDLVILMLPLWLFCLFYNNLNLKRIMNASIVLIFSVLIWFVPTVMLAGGYETYSYLSDILFWMCIPRTSLLFGADLFNRLSNVGAFFSWIGLIFSFFGLFISILYNRLNKRKNIIQLKKDIRTPNGVILSLWIIPAALFYLIVHLPKPGYMLSYLPAFSIILGIIFCRISIKLNKSEIFNGLSPSKILLILLSLSIIFNSVYFVYPYSYDEENVWETPFYGMNINEKIIWAMDIGFVYSTQKIKTNDRITEIYINSVKKVPDANPNNTIIVVGDISRVNEGFSWRKSMYYLPEYSIYYLIQRENYIMNPWHGKNHTNQWSKSKIFEIPVNNSTDKVVWMINDKSTYYKELKRQSEIKTIKLDNGLKIYYSDVKVKRPKNNKFIFKLDSKDI